A genomic segment from Drosophila willistoni isolate 14030-0811.24 chromosome 2L unlocalized genomic scaffold, UCI_dwil_1.1 Seg168, whole genome shotgun sequence encodes:
- the LOC6643273 gene encoding BTB/POZ domain-containing protein kctd15-like: MDRERERDAKGLEPRDLSSTGRIYARSDIKISASPTVSPTISNSSSPTPPASSSATPLGLPGAAAVAAAAAASAASAGASSYLHGNHKPITGIPCVAAASRYTAPVHIDVGGTIYTSSLETLTKYPESKLAKLFNGQIPIVLDSLKQHYFIDRDGGMFRHILNFMRNSRLLIAEDFPDLELLLEEARYYEVEPMIKQLESMRKDRVRNGNYLVAPPTPTPPARHIKTSPRTSAAPECNYEVVALHISPDLGERIMLSAERALLDELFPEASQATQSSRSGVSWNQGDWGQIIRFPLNGYCKLNSVQVLTRLLNAGFTIEASVGGQQFSEYLLARRVPM; this comes from the exons ATGGATCGAGAGCGCGAAAGAGATGCAAAAGGCCTAGAGCCACGCGACTTGTCATCCACAGGGCGCATTTATGCCAGAAGCGACATTAAAATCAG CGCTTCACCCACCGTCTCGCCAACGATCTCAAATTCCTCTTCACCCACGCCACCCGCCAGTTCCTCAGCAACGCCTCTGGGTTTGCCCGGAGCAGCGGCAGTGGCAGCAGCGGCTGCAGCATCGGCTGCCTCGGCCGGGGCCAGTTCCTATTTGCATGGCAACCACAAACCCATCACTGGAATTCCCTGTGTGGCGGCTGCCTCGCGGTACACTGCGCCCGTGCATATCGATGTGGGTGGAACTATTTACACTAGCTCTCTGGAGACACTCACCAAGTATCCCGAATCGAAATTGGCCAAACTCTTTAATGGCCAAATACCGATTGTGCTTGACTCTTTGAAGCAGCACTATTTCATCGATCGTGATGGTGGCATGTTCCGtcacattttaaattttatgagaAACTCAAGACTTCTAATTGCCGAAGATTTTCCCGACCTAGAGCTGCTACTGGAGGAGGCACGCTACTACGAAGTGGAGC CCATGATTAAGCAGTTGGAGAGCATGCGCAAGGATCGTGTACGCAATGGCAACTATTTGGTGGCGCCACCCACACCAACACCACCTGCGCGTCATATCAAGACAAGCCCGCGGACTAGTGCAGCGCCAGAGTGCAATTACGAGGTCGTGGCCCTGCATATCTCACCCGATTTGGGAGAGCGCATCATGCTGTCGGCGGAACGGGCGCTTCTCGACGAGCTATTCCCGGAGGCCAGCCAGGCAACGCAATCGAGCCGCAGTGGGGTGTCCTGGAATCAGGGGGATTGGGGACAAATCATACGCTTCCCACTCAATGGCTATTGCAAGCTGAATTCGGTCCAGGTGCTGACGCGTCTCTTGAATGCCGGATTCACCATTGAGGCGAGCGTGGGGGGACAACAGTTCTCCGAGTATTTGCTGGCGCGTCGTGTTCCAATGTGA
- the LOC111518738 gene encoding uncharacterized protein LOC111518738, giving the protein MDLLTRLLVLFQIILSMDFLTEGNCPKSCPNIDALSDTERSNSMINYIDLNLAENKKLRDLIVFGHNGLRNRLAERLNVCDMITMFWDTKLSDMARCQHINCTTHQQDMQFNQRLGKPTLLKFGNLTAKDLAWSMFMWPNFQMENFIQRAIFHWYRDHMWLKRPQKVYLVHRWYYELHFERTNRFAQIINPPTNALGCSLAKLSSGLSLLCYYMSLLPPVNATIYLRKRPSEYQCPFNYPIHDELFSHLCKYAEYRPEVVT; this is encoded by the exons ATGGATTTGCTTACCAGATTACTTGTACTGTTTCAGATAATTTTATCAATGGATTTTTTAACTGAGGGAAACTGTCCAAAAAGCTGTCCCAATATTGATGCATTATCTGATACTGAGCGATCCAACTCCATGATCAATTATATCGATCTCAATTTagccgaaaataaaaaacttcgTGATCTAATCGTTTTCGGGCACAATGGTCTCCGAAATCGTTTGGCCGAACGGTTGAATGTCTGCGACATGATAACCATGTTTTGGGATACCAAATTGTCTGACATGGCTCGTTGTCAACACATTAATTGCACCACCCACCAACAGGACATGCAATTCAATCAACGATTAGGAAAACCTACACTTTTGAAATTTGGCAATTTGACTGCCAAAGATTTGGCCTGGAGTATGTTTATGTGGCCAAACTTTCAAATGGAGAATTTCATACAAAGGGCTATATTCCATTGGTACAGAGATCACATGTGGCTTAAGCGACCCCAGAAAGTTTACCTTGTCCACCGATGGTATTATGAGCTACACTTTGAGAGAACTAATCGATTTGCCCAAATAATAAATCCCCCAACAAATGCTTTGGGTTGTTCCCTTGCAAA ATTATCATCCGGCTTAAGTCTACTGTGCTACTATATGTCCCTTTTGCCACCAGTGAACGCTACGATATATTTGCGTAAGCGACCCTCTGAGTACCAATGTCCTTTCAATTATCCCATTCACGATGAATTGTTTTCCCATTTGTGCAAGTACGCAGAATATCGTCCTGAAGTCGTcacataa